Proteins encoded together in one Halothermothrix orenii H 168 window:
- the gyrA gene encoding DNA gyrase subunit A → MDINNGKVLEVDIENEMKGAYLDYAMSVIVSRALPDVRDGLKPVQRRILYALHDLGITPNKPHKKSARVVGEVLGKYHPHGDTAVYDTMVRMAQEFSFRYPLVDGHGNFGSIDGDSAAAMRYTEVRMARLTTELLRDIDKNTVDFAPNFDESLEEPEVLPARLPNLLMNGVSGIAVGMSTNIPPHNLGEVIDGVVALIDNPDLEVKDLMKIIKGPDFPTGGIIMGKDKIYQAYKTGRGRLKVRGKARIEEDKNGKSKIIITEIPYQVNKARLVEKIANLVRDEKITGISDLRDESDRRGLRIVIELKKGTVPKVILNRLYKYTQLQVTYGVIMLALVDGMPRVLTLKELLNHYLEHQKEVVTRRTKYQLDKAEARAHILEGLRIALANIDDIVQLIREAPDVDTARRGLIENFNLTEKQAEAILRMRLQRLTGLERDKIEAEYKELKEKIAYYRSILADEGKLLGIIKDELLELKEKFQDERRTEISIQAVDLDVEDLIPEEQVVITLTHHGYIKRMPIDIYRSQRRGGKGIIGINTKEEDFVEHVFTTSTHHYFLFFTNKGKVYRLRVFEIPQASRQARGTAIVNLLELEEEERITTVIPIREFDEERYLVMVTRNGMIKKTPLAEYESRYTGLIGLTLRDEDELIDVKYTDGNQSVIIVTHRGKAIHFKENEVRSMGRTAMGVKAITLEDGDYVVGMGVDSEGDDLLVITEKGYGKRTPLEEYRLQSRGGKGLITANITEKNGNLAGVKVVREDHDLILITSEGIIIRTRVEGISRLGRNTLGVKVIRLEEGDRVVSLARISPEEKDIEEMD, encoded by the coding sequence ATGGATATAAACAATGGTAAGGTCCTTGAGGTTGATATTGAGAATGAAATGAAGGGTGCCTACCTGGACTATGCCATGAGTGTTATTGTAAGCCGGGCTCTACCTGATGTCAGGGATGGATTGAAACCGGTACAGCGGAGGATACTCTATGCCCTGCATGATCTGGGGATTACCCCCAATAAACCCCATAAAAAATCAGCCAGGGTTGTCGGTGAAGTCCTGGGTAAATACCATCCCCATGGCGATACTGCTGTCTATGATACCATGGTCAGGATGGCCCAGGAATTTTCCTTTCGTTATCCCCTGGTTGATGGCCACGGTAATTTTGGTTCTATTGACGGCGACTCAGCTGCGGCAATGAGGTATACCGAGGTCAGAATGGCCAGGTTAACCACCGAACTCTTGAGGGATATTGATAAAAACACGGTGGATTTTGCTCCCAACTTTGATGAATCCCTTGAAGAACCAGAGGTATTGCCGGCCAGATTACCAAATCTTTTGATGAATGGAGTCTCCGGGATTGCTGTCGGGATGTCTACCAATATTCCACCCCACAACCTCGGTGAGGTTATCGACGGTGTTGTTGCTTTAATAGATAACCCTGACCTTGAGGTTAAAGATTTAATGAAAATAATAAAAGGGCCTGATTTCCCTACTGGTGGTATAATTATGGGTAAAGATAAAATTTACCAGGCCTATAAGACCGGGCGGGGACGGTTAAAAGTCAGGGGAAAGGCCCGGATAGAAGAGGATAAGAACGGTAAGTCGAAAATAATAATTACGGAAATTCCCTATCAGGTTAATAAAGCCCGCCTGGTGGAAAAGATAGCAAATCTCGTCCGGGATGAAAAGATAACCGGAATAAGTGATTTAAGGGATGAATCGGACAGGCGCGGACTCCGGATTGTGATAGAACTTAAAAAAGGGACTGTCCCTAAAGTTATTTTAAACCGTCTGTATAAATATACCCAGCTCCAGGTAACCTATGGGGTTATTATGCTGGCCCTGGTTGATGGTATGCCCAGGGTTTTAACCTTAAAGGAGCTATTAAACCATTACCTGGAACATCAAAAAGAAGTAGTTACCAGACGGACAAAATACCAGCTGGATAAAGCTGAAGCCAGAGCCCATATCCTGGAGGGACTCAGGATAGCCCTGGCCAATATTGATGATATAGTCCAGTTAATTAGAGAAGCACCTGATGTTGATACTGCCCGCAGGGGTTTAATTGAAAACTTTAACCTTACTGAAAAACAGGCTGAAGCCATCCTGAGAATGAGGCTGCAGAGGCTTACCGGTCTGGAGAGGGATAAAATTGAGGCTGAATATAAGGAGCTTAAAGAAAAGATTGCCTATTACAGATCTATCCTGGCAGATGAAGGCAAGTTACTGGGTATTATCAAGGATGAGCTTCTTGAATTAAAGGAAAAATTCCAGGATGAAAGAAGGACTGAAATATCTATTCAGGCTGTTGACCTCGATGTAGAGGATCTGATACCTGAAGAACAGGTGGTAATCACCTTAACCCACCATGGTTATATAAAGAGAATGCCTATTGATATTTACCGCAGTCAGCGTCGTGGCGGTAAAGGTATAATAGGTATTAATACCAAAGAGGAAGACTTTGTTGAACACGTCTTTACAACTTCAACCCATCATTACTTTCTGTTCTTTACAAATAAGGGTAAGGTATACCGACTCCGGGTTTTTGAGATTCCACAGGCCAGCCGCCAGGCCCGGGGTACTGCCATTGTAAACCTGCTGGAACTGGAAGAAGAAGAGAGGATAACTACTGTTATCCCCATCAGGGAATTTGATGAGGAGAGGTACCTGGTTATGGTAACCAGAAATGGTATGATAAAAAAGACACCCCTGGCCGAATATGAGTCCCGGTATACCGGTTTAATCGGTTTAACTTTAAGGGATGAAGATGAACTAATTGATGTTAAATATACTGATGGAAACCAGAGTGTAATTATTGTTACCCACAGGGGTAAAGCCATTCACTTTAAAGAAAATGAAGTCAGGTCTATGGGAAGAACGGCCATGGGAGTTAAAGCTATAACTTTAGAGGATGGAGACTATGTTGTCGGGATGGGGGTTGATAGTGAAGGAGATGACCTCCTGGTTATTACCGAAAAGGGTTATGGTAAGAGAACCCCACTTGAGGAATACCGACTGCAGAGCCGTGGTGGTAAAGGACTTATTACGGCAAATATAACAGAGAAAAATGGTAACCTGGCCGGGGTTAAAGTTGTTAGAGAAGACCATGACCTGATTCTTATCACCAGTGAAGGTATCATTATCAGGACCAGGGTTGAAGGGATATCTCGCCTGGGTCGAAATACCCTGGGTGTTAAGGTTATCAGGCTTGAAGAGGGTGACCGGGTGGTTTCCCTGGCACGGATTTCCCCTGAAGAAAAGGATATTGAGGAGATGGATTAA
- the gyrB gene encoding DNA topoisomerase (ATP-hydrolyzing) subunit B: MAEESFLNNKGNYEAEHIQVLEGLEAVRKRPGMYIGSTGMDGLHHLVYEVVDNSIDEAMQGYCDLIEVIIKPGNIITVKDNGRGIPVDPHPKLKKPAVEVVLTVLHAGGKFGGDGYKVSGGLHGVGVSVVNALSKWLEVEVCWRDGKVYHQKYNRGIPVYDLKVIGECSGTGTTISFKPDEEIFEDVNFKYKVLAQRLKELAFLNKGVRIILRDEREEEARQDEYCFEGGLVSFVKYLNKNKNPLFDEPFYLEEKDENREVEIAIQYNDGYVDSIFTFANNINTREGGTHLSGFKSALTRTVNDYARSKGILKENDENLTGEDIREGITAIISVRLTDPQFEGQTKTKLGNSEIRGFVDSALSSNLRTFLEENPKIGKIIVEKARSAARARKAAKKARELTRRKGALSNTALPGKLADCSSRDTENTEIYIVEGDSAGGSAKQGRDRKFQAILPLRGKILNVEKARLNKILNNEEIRALITAIGTGIGDEFDINKARYGKIIIMTDADVDGAHIRTLLLTFFYRYMRPLIENGMIYIAQPPLYKVKKGRREEYVYNDRGLQKLLNDIGRDKITLQRYKGLGEMNPDQLWETTMNPENRIILKVKIEDAVVADETFTTLMGDKVQPRREFIQEHAHEVQNLDV, translated from the coding sequence ATGGCTGAAGAAAGTTTTTTAAATAACAAAGGTAATTATGAAGCAGAGCATATACAGGTTTTAGAGGGATTAGAAGCAGTAAGAAAAAGGCCCGGGATGTATATTGGGTCTACAGGAATGGATGGTCTCCACCATCTTGTATATGAGGTTGTAGATAATAGTATTGATGAGGCCATGCAGGGTTACTGTGACTTGATAGAAGTTATTATAAAACCCGGTAATATAATTACAGTTAAAGATAATGGCCGGGGAATCCCCGTAGACCCCCATCCCAAACTTAAAAAACCAGCCGTTGAGGTGGTTTTAACCGTTCTCCATGCCGGAGGTAAGTTCGGAGGGGATGGTTATAAGGTTTCAGGTGGTCTTCACGGAGTTGGTGTATCTGTTGTCAATGCCCTGTCCAAATGGCTGGAAGTTGAGGTCTGCTGGCGGGATGGTAAGGTATACCATCAAAAATATAACAGGGGTATCCCGGTATATGACCTGAAGGTTATTGGTGAATGTTCTGGAACAGGGACTACCATATCTTTTAAACCAGATGAGGAAATCTTCGAAGATGTTAACTTTAAGTATAAGGTTCTGGCCCAGCGCTTAAAAGAACTTGCCTTCCTGAATAAAGGGGTCAGAATTATTTTAAGGGATGAACGGGAAGAGGAGGCCCGTCAGGATGAGTATTGTTTTGAAGGGGGATTAGTTTCTTTTGTTAAGTATCTGAATAAGAATAAAAATCCCTTATTTGATGAACCTTTTTACCTTGAGGAAAAGGATGAAAATAGAGAAGTAGAGATTGCAATCCAGTACAATGATGGTTATGTTGATAGTATCTTTACTTTTGCCAATAATATAAATACCCGGGAAGGTGGAACCCATTTAAGTGGATTTAAGAGTGCCTTAACCAGAACTGTTAATGACTATGCCCGGAGTAAGGGTATTTTAAAAGAAAATGATGAAAATCTGACCGGGGAGGATATCAGGGAAGGAATTACAGCTATTATCAGTGTCAGGCTTACAGATCCCCAGTTTGAGGGGCAGACCAAGACCAAACTGGGTAATAGTGAAATAAGGGGATTTGTTGATTCTGCCCTATCGAGTAATTTAAGGACCTTCCTTGAGGAAAACCCTAAAATAGGGAAGATAATTGTGGAAAAGGCCAGGAGTGCCGCCCGGGCCCGGAAAGCTGCCAAAAAAGCCCGGGAGCTCACCAGGCGAAAAGGGGCCTTATCAAATACAGCTTTACCGGGTAAACTGGCTGATTGTTCTTCCCGTGATACTGAAAATACCGAAATTTATATAGTTGAGGGGGATTCAGCCGGTGGTTCTGCTAAACAGGGCCGGGACCGGAAGTTCCAGGCCATCTTACCGCTCCGGGGTAAGATTTTAAATGTAGAAAAGGCCAGATTGAATAAGATTCTCAACAATGAAGAAATAAGGGCCTTAATAACAGCCATCGGAACCGGAATTGGGGATGAATTTGATATAAATAAGGCCCGCTATGGCAAAATAATTATAATGACCGATGCCGATGTTGATGGGGCCCATATCAGGACCCTGTTGCTTACCTTTTTCTACAGGTATATGCGTCCTTTAATTGAAAATGGCATGATATATATAGCCCAGCCTCCCCTCTATAAGGTGAAAAAGGGGAGAAGGGAAGAGTATGTTTATAACGACCGGGGTTTACAAAAACTACTCAATGACATAGGACGTGATAAAATAACCCTGCAGCGTTACAAAGGTCTTGGAGAGATGAACCCCGACCAGCTCTGGGAAACTACCATGAACCCTGAAAACCGTATTATCCTCAAGGTCAAAATTGAGGATGCGGTAGTAGCAGATGAGACCTTTACTACCCTCATGGGGGATAAGGTCCAGCCCAGGCGCGAATTTATTCAGGAACATGCCCATGAAGTTCAGAACCTGGATGTTTAA
- the remB gene encoding extracellular matrix regulator RemB, which translates to MFLHLGDGYMIPTRDIVLIGDLEKVNQSEVSQEFMEIATEEGFVIDYSDGNPKSFVLTGETVYLSMISSHTLAKRVKELFKENGGNSNG; encoded by the coding sequence TTGTTTTTACACCTTGGTGATGGATATATGATACCCACCAGAGATATAGTACTGATAGGTGACCTGGAAAAAGTTAACCAATCAGAGGTTAGTCAGGAATTTATGGAGATAGCTACCGAAGAAGGGTTTGTAATAGATTATTCTGATGGCAACCCCAAGTCTTTTGTTTTGACCGGTGAGACAGTCTACCTGTCTATGATTTCATCCCACACACTGGCTAAAAGGGTAAAAGAACTGTTTAAAGAAAATGGGGGAAATTCCAATGGCTGA
- a CDS encoding substrate-binding domain-containing protein, with the protein MDFLKSVVLSSVVLSNVLFIKKFIKILYTHYQKVNRKIIYISLIIGIISLMVIPLSGCSPASGESKKPEKVKIGVTVATMKYDVFYLIKEAMFDNQERENATLIWKDAGYDEKRQAQHIDEFIKEKVDVVIIHPVNPITSGKLVKKLSSKKIPVLALRRLPYEVGLDGYIPANNFRIGMEQAIYVADQIDHEGKVVILKGDKKTNSAQLITWGNKQILKKEPGIKIVAEKWHEFDKVEEAAKTTRQALEKYPDIKAILANNSRLAMQAVKVLKEKN; encoded by the coding sequence ATGGATTTTTTAAAGTCAGTCGTATTATCTTCAGTCGTATTATCTAATGTATTATTTATTAAAAAATTTATTAAAATATTATATACTCATTATCAAAAAGTTAACAGAAAAATAATTTATATATCATTAATAATAGGTATAATATCGTTAATGGTTATACCCCTGTCCGGTTGTTCCCCTGCTTCCGGGGAGTCTAAGAAGCCAGAGAAAGTAAAAATCGGGGTCACGGTAGCCACCATGAAATATGATGTATTTTATTTAATCAAAGAAGCCATGTTTGATAATCAGGAAAGGGAGAATGCAACTCTGATCTGGAAAGATGCCGGTTATGATGAAAAAAGGCAGGCTCAACATATTGATGAATTTATCAAGGAAAAGGTAGATGTGGTTATAATTCATCCGGTAAACCCCATAACTTCAGGTAAATTAGTTAAAAAATTATCAAGTAAAAAAATCCCGGTACTGGCCTTAAGGAGATTACCTTATGAAGTCGGTCTAGATGGTTATATTCCGGCCAATAATTTCAGAATAGGTATGGAGCAGGCTATCTATGTTGCTGACCAGATAGACCATGAAGGGAAAGTTGTTATTTTAAAGGGGGATAAAAAAACCAATTCAGCCCAGTTAATAACCTGGGGAAATAAACAGATTTTAAAAAAAGAACCCGGTATCAAAATTGTGGCAGAAAAGTGGCATGAATTTGACAAAGTTGAAGAGGCAGCTAAAACCACCAGGCAAGCTTTAGAAAAATACCCCGATATTAAAGCCATACTGGCAAATAACAGCCGCCTGGCCATGCAGGCCGTCAAGGTTTTAAAAGAAAAAAACTGA